Proteins encoded together in one Aminipila butyrica window:
- a CDS encoding sensor histidine kinase — protein sequence MNEWRLLWLAVSLAAILLCMAIVQIEHRKSKKIMKNLNQMLDDALDGSFTEHRFDESLLSSVECRLNRYLTASTVSTRNLATEKEKIKELLADISHQTKTPIANILLYAQLLEEQELPEESRDCVAALGGQAEKLSFLVTSLMKLSRLETGIFSLRPVPNEIAPMLEALAGQFAPKAAEKNITLRTNPTEAGAVFDYKWTAEALCNLVDNAIKYTPAGGSIQISVKEYDLFCCIDVADNGIGISEGEQAKVFSRFYRSPSVGEQDGVGIGLYLTRQILAGQGGYIKVTSALAGGSVFSVFLPRQG from the coding sequence ATGAATGAATGGCGTCTTCTGTGGCTTGCCGTTTCATTGGCAGCAATCCTTTTATGTATGGCAATTGTGCAAATTGAGCATAGAAAAAGCAAAAAAATTATGAAAAACTTGAATCAAATGCTTGATGATGCACTGGACGGAAGTTTTACAGAGCATCGTTTTGATGAGAGTCTTCTGTCTTCCGTGGAGTGCAGATTAAACCGCTATTTAACGGCTTCCACTGTATCCACACGCAACTTAGCCACAGAAAAGGAAAAGATAAAGGAGCTATTAGCAGATATTTCACATCAGACGAAAACGCCCATCGCCAATATTCTGCTCTATGCACAGCTGCTGGAAGAGCAAGAACTGCCGGAAGAAAGCAGGGATTGCGTGGCTGCCCTGGGAGGACAAGCGGAAAAGCTGAGCTTTCTGGTTACCTCCTTGATGAAACTGTCTCGCTTGGAAACAGGCATTTTCTCTCTCCGCCCAGTTCCCAATGAGATTGCCCCGATGCTGGAGGCACTAGCCGGACAGTTTGCGCCCAAAGCAGCAGAAAAAAATATCACTTTGAGAACAAATCCCACAGAAGCCGGTGCTGTTTTCGATTATAAATGGACTGCGGAGGCCCTGTGCAATTTAGTCGATAATGCCATTAAATATACACCTGCAGGTGGCAGTATACAGATTTCCGTCAAGGAATATGATTTGTTTTGCTGCATTGATGTAGCGGATAACGGAATCGGTATTTCAGAAGGCGAGCAGGCTAAAGTGTTTTCCCGTTTTTACCGTTCCCCTTCCGTGGGTGAACAAGACGGCGTCGGGATTGGCTTGTACCTGACCCGACAGATTTTAGCTGGACAAGGGGGATACATTAAAGTGACCTCTGCTTTGGCTGGCGGCTCGGTTTTTTCTGTGTTTTTGCCCAGACAGGGCTGA
- a CDS encoding ABC transporter ATP-binding protein, which yields MIILQTHDLKKIYGKGENAVHALAGVNLQVEKGEFVAIVGTSGSGKSTLLHMLGGLDRPTSGTVSVDGKDIFSLKDEKLTIFRRRKIGFVFQNYNLVPVLNVYENIVLPIQLDGNKLDSVYVDSIIETLGLQSKLQNLPNNLSGGQQQRVAIARALAAKPAIILADEPTGNLDSKTSQDVLGLLKVTSQKFAQTIVMITHNEEIAQLADRIVRIEDGLIVAR from the coding sequence GTGATTATTTTACAGACCCATGATTTAAAAAAAATTTACGGCAAGGGGGAAAATGCCGTTCATGCTCTTGCAGGTGTCAATCTGCAAGTAGAAAAAGGGGAATTTGTAGCTATCGTCGGCACATCTGGCAGTGGGAAGAGCACACTGCTGCACATGCTGGGCGGGCTGGACCGCCCCACAAGCGGCACCGTCAGCGTTGATGGCAAGGATATCTTTTCTTTAAAAGACGAAAAGTTGACCATCTTCCGCCGCCGCAAGATTGGATTTGTGTTCCAGAACTATAACCTGGTGCCAGTGCTCAATGTCTATGAAAACATTGTGCTGCCCATTCAATTAGACGGCAACAAGCTGGATTCCGTCTATGTGGACAGCATCATTGAAACACTAGGGTTGCAATCGAAACTGCAAAATCTGCCTAATAACCTTTCAGGGGGACAACAGCAGCGGGTGGCTATTGCACGTGCTTTGGCCGCAAAGCCAGCTATCATTTTAGCAGATGAACCGACGGGCAATTTGGATTCCAAGACCAGTCAGGATGTGTTGGGACTTTTGAAGGTTACAAGTCAAAAATTTGCCCAAACCATCGTGATGATTACACATAACGAAGAAATTGCCCAGCTGGCCGACCGCATTGTTCGCATTGAGGATGGCCTAATTGTTGCGCGATAA
- a CDS encoding ABC transporter permease, translating into MNVANKKCIRQLSMKSMKAAKTRNLIAIFAIALTAVLFTSLFTVALSINHSFQQANFRQGGGWSQGTFKYMTREQCDEIKTDPLIKEYGLRRFVGMPEAAPFLKSHVEVGYSDANQAHWMYCDPVEGRLPAEGTQEAATDTRVLELLGVEPKVGSEFTMTFVVDGTEVTETFTLSGWWKYDEAIAANHVLIPHSRAQAIYDQVGIGSGIGADEMTGSWNLDVMLGSSLHIERDLTQILENHGYQHESRSSGDNFIPIGVNWGYAGAQLADNMDSTTLIAMIGLLLIIMFTGYLIIYNVFQISVSNDIRFYGLLKTIGTTGSQLRSIIQRQALVLSLIGIPLGLLIGYGVGVKLTPVILSQLNGVAQDAISASPLIFIVSALFAFATVMISCRRPGRIAAKVSPVEAVRYTEGTANKKKLRKGQAGASLPKMAWANLGRNPSKTAITVTSLALAVMLLNMTVTFTNGFDMDKYLSKVVSDFIVADAGYFQTGSTWSGEDALSEELLATLEKEPGLEAGGRVYGKSSSVEEFVAEDYYRTMYGVWTDQKDLDDMVAAAERNEKGLLADRVQLSGMERYALDKLQVLEGDLSKLYQPGGRYVAAVYSDDDYGKPILDSHWAKLGDTVTLRYISEFEYYDPETGEILDPDHLTDNSDYLTRAKTYEDIDYEVAALVTVPYSLSYRYYGADEFVMNDQTFIQDSGTSNVMYYACDVSDNSTADMDTFLSKLTKEQMPQLDYESKASYVAEFESFRHMFLMLGGVLSFIVGLVGVLNFFNAILTGILTRRRELAMLQSIGMVGKQLKAMLIWEGLYYTLGAVAVSLFLSIAVGPLLSNVLADIFWFFTYRFTILPILLVAPIFSLLGVAVPLAVYQALSRHSIVERLRESE; encoded by the coding sequence ATGAATGTAGCTAACAAGAAGTGTATTCGCCAACTGAGCATGAAAAGTATGAAAGCAGCAAAAACCAGGAACTTGATTGCTATTTTTGCGATTGCGTTGACTGCGGTTTTATTTACTTCCTTATTTACGGTAGCTTTGTCAATCAACCATTCCTTTCAGCAGGCCAACTTTCGGCAAGGCGGCGGCTGGAGTCAGGGTACCTTTAAATATATGACCCGGGAGCAGTGTGATGAGATTAAGACCGACCCCCTCATCAAGGAGTATGGGCTGCGCCGCTTTGTAGGCATGCCAGAGGCCGCACCTTTTCTCAAATCTCATGTGGAAGTTGGATACAGCGATGCCAACCAGGCACATTGGATGTATTGTGACCCGGTAGAAGGTCGTTTGCCTGCCGAAGGGACCCAGGAAGCCGCCACGGATACCCGGGTATTAGAGCTGCTGGGTGTGGAACCGAAAGTAGGAAGTGAGTTTACCATGACTTTTGTTGTGGACGGCACAGAGGTAACCGAGACTTTTACCCTGAGCGGTTGGTGGAAATATGACGAGGCGATTGCAGCCAACCACGTTCTCATTCCTCACAGTCGTGCACAGGCCATCTATGATCAAGTCGGCATTGGCAGTGGAATCGGCGCGGATGAGATGACCGGTTCATGGAATCTGGATGTCATGCTGGGCAGTTCGCTGCATATTGAACGAGATTTGACCCAAATCCTGGAAAACCACGGCTACCAGCACGAAAGCCGCTCTTCGGGAGATAATTTTATTCCGATTGGGGTTAATTGGGGATATGCTGGCGCACAGCTGGCTGACAACATGGATTCAACGACCCTCATAGCCATGATAGGACTTTTGTTGATTATTATGTTTACGGGTTATCTCATTATCTATAATGTGTTTCAGATTTCTGTCTCAAATGATATTCGTTTCTATGGTCTCTTGAAGACTATTGGTACTACAGGGTCACAGCTGCGGAGTATCATCCAAAGGCAAGCTTTGGTGTTGTCCTTGATTGGTATTCCTCTTGGCTTACTGATTGGCTATGGTGTAGGAGTTAAGCTGACTCCGGTGATTCTGTCCCAGCTTAATGGTGTTGCGCAGGATGCCATTTCGGCAAGTCCGCTGATTTTTATTGTTTCAGCACTTTTTGCTTTTGCGACAGTAATGATTTCCTGTCGCAGACCTGGACGTATCGCGGCAAAGGTATCTCCGGTGGAAGCGGTTCGTTATACGGAGGGAACAGCCAATAAGAAAAAGTTGCGCAAGGGGCAGGCCGGGGCATCTCTGCCCAAAATGGCTTGGGCAAACTTAGGGCGGAACCCTAGCAAGACGGCAATCACCGTGACTTCTCTGGCCTTGGCTGTGATGTTGCTCAACATGACCGTCACCTTTACAAATGGTTTTGATATGGATAAATACCTGTCCAAGGTGGTATCGGACTTTATTGTGGCAGATGCAGGATACTTTCAGACAGGCAGTACCTGGTCTGGGGAAGACGCCTTGTCCGAAGAGCTTCTAGCTACCTTGGAGAAGGAGCCAGGACTGGAAGCTGGCGGCCGCGTATATGGGAAAAGCAGCTCCGTAGAGGAGTTTGTTGCGGAGGATTATTACCGGACTATGTATGGCGTGTGGACTGATCAGAAAGACTTGGACGATATGGTGGCCGCCGCAGAAAGAAATGAGAAAGGCTTGCTGGCCGACCGGGTGCAGCTTTCCGGAATGGAGCGTTATGCTTTAGACAAGCTCCAGGTACTAGAGGGTGATTTGTCTAAGCTTTATCAGCCAGGAGGGCGTTATGTGGCGGCGGTGTACAGCGATGACGATTATGGTAAGCCTATCTTAGATTCTCATTGGGCCAAACTGGGGGATACGGTCACCTTGCGTTATATATCAGAGTTTGAGTATTACGATCCGGAGACCGGCGAGATTTTGGATCCGGATCACCTTACCGACAATTCGGATTATCTTACTCGGGCAAAGACCTATGAGGATATTGACTACGAAGTAGCGGCGCTAGTTACTGTGCCGTATTCTCTCAGCTATCGCTACTATGGGGCAGACGAGTTTGTCATGAATGATCAGACCTTTATCCAAGACAGCGGTACCAGCAACGTCATGTATTACGCCTGTGATGTCAGTGATAACAGCACAGCTGACATGGACACCTTCCTGTCTAAGTTGACAAAGGAGCAAATGCCGCAGCTGGATTATGAAAGCAAAGCAAGTTATGTGGCAGAGTTCGAATCTTTCCGCCACATGTTCCTGATGCTGGGAGGGGTGCTGAGTTTTATCGTCGGACTTGTAGGTGTTCTTAACTTTTTTAATGCGATTCTGACAGGTATCCTGACTCGGCGTCGTGAACTGGCGATGCTCCAGTCTATTGGGATGGTTGGCAAGCAGCTCAAAGCTATGCTGATTTGGGAAGGACTGTATTATACATTGGGAGCTGTGGCTGTGTCCCTGTTCCTCAGTATTGCAGTGGGCCCGTTGCTATCCAATGTATTGGCTGATATATTCTGGTTCTTTACGTACCGTTTTACGATTCTACCTATTCTTTTGGTGGCGCCGATTTTTTCTCTGTTGGGTGTTGCTGTACCGTTGGCGGTATATCAGGCTTTATCCAGACACTCCATTGTAGAACGCCTGAGGGAAAGTGAATAG
- a CDS encoding sensor histidine kinase: protein MDQVNIAINLYSALICLILLFSMWLNGSTKEKSDRFFMGMCLFNIGMILGDIPAWAFEGHAQVWYPAALKIGSAVFWSSSAPLLLMLTGYILEYLPIWRNPRRILWRVACTLAAVYLLCSILSYWNGMFFTIGDGNTYQRGDWYWLSQLISFFFFGLDTTLILICWKEIRKRDALIISSYVLLAAVALLIQIFNYGIALINTGTAISILIIYINIQSQRELRMEQQKKELTEAQIGIMLSQIQPHFLYNTLTTIRQLCELNPRDAKDAISDFSRFLRANMDSLTNKAPIPFEQELTHVRHYLNLEQRRFGQRLHVVYEITARDFFIPPLTLQPIAENAVRHGILRRENGGTVTIRSEETELSYVVVVLDDGVGFSHIPAETDQGHIGIANVRKRLLTLCGGTLEFFSAPEKGSTVVMTIPKGGKDHEISDCR from the coding sequence ATGGACCAAGTCAATATTGCCATAAACCTATATAGTGCCTTGATTTGTCTGATTTTACTTTTTTCTATGTGGTTGAATGGCAGCACGAAGGAAAAGTCTGATCGATTCTTTATGGGGATGTGTCTGTTCAATATAGGTATGATACTGGGTGATATTCCTGCTTGGGCTTTTGAGGGCCATGCCCAGGTGTGGTACCCCGCTGCACTTAAAATCGGTTCGGCGGTTTTTTGGAGCAGCTCGGCTCCACTGCTGCTGATGCTTACGGGGTATATATTGGAGTATCTGCCCATTTGGAGAAATCCCCGCAGAATTCTCTGGCGGGTGGCTTGCACTTTAGCCGCGGTATATCTGCTATGCAGCATTTTATCTTACTGGAATGGTATGTTTTTTACCATTGGAGACGGAAATACATACCAGAGGGGGGATTGGTATTGGCTGTCGCAGCTTATCTCGTTTTTCTTTTTTGGTTTGGACACTACATTAATTTTAATCTGCTGGAAAGAGATTCGAAAAAGAGATGCGCTGATTATCTCCAGTTATGTTCTTCTTGCCGCAGTGGCCCTGCTTATTCAGATTTTTAATTATGGTATTGCTCTCATCAATACGGGTACAGCGATTTCCATTTTGATTATATATATCAACATTCAGTCCCAGAGGGAGCTTCGCATGGAACAGCAGAAAAAGGAGCTGACGGAAGCACAGATTGGCATTATGCTCAGTCAGATACAGCCACATTTTCTATATAACACGCTGACGACCATCCGCCAGCTTTGCGAGCTCAACCCCAGGGATGCCAAGGACGCAATAAGCGATTTTTCACGATTTCTGCGTGCCAATATGGATTCGCTGACCAACAAGGCGCCTATCCCCTTTGAACAAGAGCTGACTCATGTGCGGCATTATCTTAATCTGGAACAGCGGCGATTTGGGCAGCGGCTTCATGTGGTATATGAAATCACTGCACGAGATTTCTTTATTCCACCGCTAACCCTTCAGCCTATTGCGGAAAACGCCGTTCGCCACGGCATTCTTCGGCGTGAAAACGGCGGTACGGTAACTATTCGTTCTGAAGAAACAGAGCTATCTTATGTCGTCGTTGTGTTGGATGATGGCGTGGGATTTTCCCATATTCCGGCTGAAACGGATCAAGGCCATATAGGAATCGCCAATGTACGAAAACGGTTGCTGACCTTATGCGGTGGCACACTGGAGTTTTTTAGTGCGCCGGAAAAGGGGTCAACCGTTGTTATGACCATTCCAAAGGGAGGGAAAGACCATGAGATTTCTGATTGTCGATGA
- a CDS encoding response regulator, with amino-acid sequence MRFLIVDDEPLALRDLEEALIAAVPACKIAAFSSPPEALEHIKEASFHAAFLDIEMGSTNGLVLAKQLKDLQPDLYIIFVTSYAQYAVEAFKIHATGYLMKPVLTGDILRELSFLYGDDISLEKKVKVQTFGGFEIFADNKPLQFRRSKAKELLALLIDRRGASLTMAEACAVLWEGEPTGFSQKSYLRTILTEMKATLHQAGMADILIKRHNSLAIDPEKLYCDSYRFLDGDSQAVNSYRHNYLPAYSWAEFSVSLFEKH; translated from the coding sequence ATGAGATTTCTGATTGTCGATGATGAGCCGTTGGCTTTGCGGGATTTGGAAGAAGCCTTGATAGCAGCCGTGCCAGCTTGTAAAATAGCAGCATTTTCCTCACCGCCGGAGGCGCTGGAACATATAAAGGAAGCATCTTTTCATGCAGCGTTTTTGGATATAGAAATGGGCAGCACCAATGGTCTGGTACTGGCAAAGCAGTTAAAAGATTTACAGCCAGATTTGTATATTATCTTTGTAACGAGCTATGCACAGTATGCAGTAGAAGCGTTTAAGATTCACGCTACCGGCTATCTGATGAAGCCCGTATTGACAGGGGACATCTTGCGAGAACTGAGCTTTCTTTATGGCGACGATATTTCACTTGAAAAGAAGGTGAAGGTGCAGACTTTCGGTGGGTTTGAAATTTTTGCAGACAATAAGCCGCTCCAATTTCGGCGCAGCAAAGCAAAGGAATTGCTGGCGTTGTTGATTGACCGCCGCGGTGCTAGTTTGACCATGGCAGAGGCCTGCGCAGTTTTATGGGAAGGTGAACCGACCGGATTCTCTCAGAAAAGCTATTTGCGCACGATTCTTACCGAAATGAAAGCAACCCTGCACCAAGCAGGGATGGCGGATATTTTAATTAAACGGCATAACAGCTTGGCTATAGATCCTGAAAAGCTGTACTGCGACAGCTATCGTTTTTTGGATGGTGATTCCCAGGCTGTCAATAGCTATCGACACAATTATCTGCCTGCTTATAGCTGGGCAGAGTTCTCTGTGTCACTTTTTGAAAAGCATTAA